A window of the Janthinobacterium agaricidamnosum NBRC 102515 = DSM 9628 genome harbors these coding sequences:
- a CDS encoding aminopeptidase P family protein, translated as MHTPEKSALAARLAHLRQVMRTQKIDAFLVPSADPHVSEYLPARWKGRQWLSGFSGSVGTFIVTADFAGVWTDGRYWTQAESELAGTAVQLMKIPSGASVLYVDWLASYMKPGQSVAVDGAVLGLATARLLQQALGAKDVTLRTDTDLLEQVWSDRPALPAAPIFEHLPPYASKSRIGKLADLRSAMAQHGASHHVVSTLDDIAYLFNLRGADVNYNPVFLAHALICPNRATLFVADGKLAPELRTKLAEEGIDVAPYGQVHGALAALVPEAVLLLDPRRITFGTREAVPARVKVVEAVNPTTFAKSKKSDAEANHVRATMEQDGAALCEFFTWLEATLADPARDMLTEVGIERHLTAARASRPGFVSPSFGTIAGFNANGAIMHYHAVEGQEATIEGDGLLLIDSGGQYLGGTTDITRVVPVGTITAAQRRDVTLVLKSMIALSAAQFPRGVKSPMLDAIARAPLWAEGIDFGHGTGHGVGFFLNVHEGPQSISQSALPEPHTAMEPGMITSIEPGIYRPGRWGIRIENLVLNRPADSTEFGDFLRFETLTLCPIDTRCIDRALLRDDEAAWLNDYHATVRTRLAPHLSGAALAWLDTRTGAI; from the coding sequence ATGCATACTCCAGAAAAATCCGCGCTGGCCGCACGCCTGGCGCACTTGCGCCAAGTGATGCGGACGCAAAAAATCGACGCTTTTTTGGTGCCGTCGGCCGATCCGCATGTGTCCGAATACCTGCCGGCGCGCTGGAAGGGGCGTCAATGGCTGAGCGGCTTTAGCGGTTCGGTCGGCACCTTCATCGTCACCGCCGACTTTGCCGGCGTCTGGACCGATGGCCGCTACTGGACCCAGGCCGAGTCCGAACTGGCCGGCACCGCGGTGCAATTGATGAAGATCCCGTCCGGCGCCAGCGTGCTGTATGTCGACTGGCTGGCTAGCTACATGAAACCCGGCCAGAGCGTGGCGGTCGACGGCGCGGTGCTGGGCCTGGCCACCGCGCGCCTGCTGCAGCAGGCGCTGGGCGCCAAGGACGTGACCCTGCGCACCGATACCGATTTGCTGGAGCAGGTGTGGTCCGACCGTCCGGCGCTGCCGGCCGCGCCGATCTTTGAACACTTGCCGCCGTATGCGTCGAAGTCGCGCATCGGCAAGCTGGCCGACTTGCGCAGCGCAATGGCGCAGCACGGCGCCAGCCACCATGTGGTGTCGACGCTGGACGACATCGCCTACCTGTTCAACCTGCGCGGCGCCGACGTCAATTACAACCCGGTATTCCTGGCCCACGCGCTGATCTGTCCGAACCGCGCCACGCTGTTCGTGGCCGACGGCAAGCTGGCGCCCGAGCTGCGCACCAAGCTGGCCGAAGAGGGCATCGACGTGGCGCCGTACGGCCAGGTGCACGGCGCGCTGGCCGCGCTGGTGCCCGAAGCGGTGCTGCTGCTCGACCCGCGCCGCATCACCTTCGGCACGCGCGAGGCCGTGCCGGCCAGGGTCAAGGTGGTCGAGGCGGTCAATCCGACCACGTTCGCCAAGTCGAAAAAGAGCGACGCCGAAGCCAACCATGTGCGCGCGACGATGGAGCAGGACGGTGCGGCGCTGTGCGAATTCTTTACATGGCTGGAAGCGACGCTGGCCGATCCGGCGCGCGACATGCTGACCGAAGTCGGCATCGAACGCCATTTGACGGCGGCGCGCGCCAGCCGTCCCGGCTTTGTCAGCCCCAGCTTCGGTACCATCGCCGGTTTCAATGCGAATGGCGCGATCATGCATTACCACGCCGTCGAAGGGCAGGAAGCGACCATCGAGGGCGACGGCTTGCTGCTGATCGATTCCGGCGGCCAGTATCTGGGCGGCACCACCGACATCACCCGCGTGGTGCCGGTCGGGACCATCACGGCGGCGCAGCGGCGCGATGTCACGCTGGTCTTGAAAAGCATGATCGCGCTGTCGGCGGCGCAATTCCCGCGCGGCGTCAAGTCGCCGATGCTCGATGCGATCGCCCGCGCGCCGCTGTGGGCCGAGGGCATCGACTTTGGCCACGGCACCGGCCATGGCGTGGGATTCTTCCTGAACGTGCACGAAGGTCCGCAATCGATTTCGCAATCGGCGCTGCCGGAACCGCACACGGCGATGGAGCCGGGCATGATCACCTCGATCGAACCGGGCATTTACCGGCCCGGCCGCTGGGGCATCCGGATCGAAAACCTGGTCTTGAACCGCCCGGCGGACAGCACCGAGTTCGGCGATTTCCTGCGTTTCGAAACCCTGACGCTGTGCCCGATCGACACCCGCTGCATCGACCGCGCGCTGCTGCGCGATGACGAGGCGGCCTGGCTCAACGATTACCACGCCACGGTGCGCACGCGCCTGGCGCCACACCTGTCGGGCGCCGCGCTGGCCTGGCTGGACACCCGAACCGGAGCCATCTGA
- a CDS encoding AMP-dependent synthetase/ligase: protein MLPTFPRRLMRHARERGGRPAFREKHLGIWQTWNWEQASDEVRAIACGLAALGFQRGMHLAIVGDNRPRLYWAMLAAQCIGGVAVPLYQDAPAADMAYVMQDAEIRYAIVEDQEQVDKLLEMRDIYPHIRHIAYDDARGMRHYQQPELLSCASLQELGRRYDRDHPGFFEASIDAGKAGDTALILYTSGTTGKPKGVCQSHAALLAAGEGGVRFDRLTDSEEILSYLPMAWVGDCLFSLAQAMVAGFTVNCPESSDTLLTDMREIGPTCYFAPPRVFENMLTSVMIRMEDASPLKRRMFHHFMALARRCGPQILDRKPVPLGQRLHYGLGRLLVYGPLKNVLGLSRVRVAYTAGAAIGPDLFRFYRSIGVNLKQLYGSTETCAYVCLQPDGHIKFDSVGLPAPGVEVKLAPNGEVLVKSRATMSGYFRRPEATAEAIDADGYFHTGDAGLFDADGHLKIIDRAADVGRLNNGAIFAPNYIENKLKFFPFIKEAVVFGDRRDQVCAFINIDIDAVGNWAERRGIAYAGYTDLAAQRQTYELVAGCIGQVNAELAADPLMASTQVRRFLVLHKELDPDDGELTRTRKVRRAFIAEKYALLIDALYAGKTSQYIKTQVRFEDGRSGSSSAELRIWDSQALPVLEQAA from the coding sequence ATGCTGCCTACCTTTCCGCGCCGCTTGATGCGGCACGCCAGGGAACGCGGCGGCCGGCCGGCATTCCGCGAAAAACACCTCGGCATCTGGCAAACCTGGAACTGGGAACAAGCCAGCGACGAAGTGCGCGCCATCGCTTGCGGCCTGGCCGCGCTCGGCTTCCAGCGCGGCATGCACCTGGCCATCGTCGGCGACAACCGGCCGCGCCTGTACTGGGCCATGCTGGCGGCGCAATGCATAGGCGGCGTCGCGGTGCCGCTGTACCAGGATGCGCCGGCGGCCGACATGGCGTATGTGATGCAGGACGCCGAGATCCGCTACGCCATCGTCGAAGACCAGGAACAAGTCGACAAGCTGCTGGAAATGCGGGATATATACCCGCACATCCGCCATATCGCCTACGACGACGCACGCGGCATGCGCCATTACCAGCAGCCGGAATTGCTGTCCTGCGCCAGTCTGCAAGAGCTGGGGCGGAGGTACGACCGCGACCATCCGGGCTTTTTCGAAGCGTCGATCGACGCCGGCAAGGCCGGCGATACGGCGCTGATCCTGTACACCTCGGGCACCACCGGCAAGCCGAAAGGCGTATGCCAGAGCCACGCGGCGCTGCTGGCGGCCGGCGAAGGCGGCGTGCGGTTCGACCGGCTGACCGATAGCGAAGAGATCCTGTCCTACCTGCCGATGGCGTGGGTCGGCGACTGCCTGTTTTCGCTGGCGCAGGCGATGGTGGCCGGTTTCACCGTCAATTGTCCGGAGTCAAGCGACACGCTGCTGACCGACATGCGCGAAATCGGCCCGACCTGTTATTTCGCGCCGCCGCGGGTGTTTGAAAACATGCTGACCAGCGTCATGATACGGATGGAAGACGCCAGCCCGCTCAAGCGCCGCATGTTCCACCATTTCATGGCGCTCGCCAGGCGCTGCGGACCGCAAATTCTGGACCGCAAGCCGGTGCCGCTGGGCCAGCGGCTGCACTATGGCCTCGGCCGGCTGCTGGTCTACGGACCGCTGAAAAACGTGCTGGGCCTGTCGCGCGTGCGGGTCGCCTACACGGCCGGCGCGGCGATCGGCCCCGACCTGTTCCGCTTTTACCGCTCGATCGGCGTCAACCTGAAGCAGCTATATGGTTCAACCGAAACCTGCGCCTATGTCTGTCTGCAGCCGGACGGCCATATCAAGTTCGACAGCGTCGGCTTGCCGGCCCCCGGCGTGGAGGTGAAACTGGCGCCCAACGGCGAGGTCCTGGTCAAGTCCAGGGCCACCATGAGCGGCTATTTCAGGCGTCCGGAAGCGACCGCCGAAGCGATCGACGCCGACGGTTATTTCCATACCGGCGACGCCGGCCTGTTCGACGCCGACGGCCACTTGAAAATCATCGACCGCGCGGCCGACGTCGGCCGGCTGAACAACGGCGCCATCTTCGCGCCGAACTATATCGAAAACAAGCTCAAGTTCTTCCCCTTCATCAAGGAAGCGGTGGTCTTCGGCGATCGCCGCGACCAGGTCTGCGCCTTCATCAATATCGACATCGACGCGGTCGGCAACTGGGCCGAACGGCGCGGCATCGCCTACGCCGGCTACACCGACCTGGCGGCGCAACGGCAAACCTATGAGCTGGTGGCTGGCTGCATCGGCCAGGTCAATGCCGAACTGGCGGCCGATCCGCTGATGGCGTCGACCCAGGTGCGGCGCTTCCTGGTGCTGCACAAGGAGCTCGATCCGGACGACGGCGAATTGACGCGCACGCGCAAGGTCCGGCGCGCCTTCATCGCCGAAAAATACGCGCTGCTGATCGACGCGCTGTACGCCGGCAAGACCTCGCAATACATCAAGACG